The DNA window AGTCCTGAGCTAGCAGTCTCCACCACAGTTTGAACCCAAAAGCCACTGCCACCTCCCTGAAGCGGCGAATACCCAGGCCACCCTCATCAAAAGGCAAGCAAATCTGTCTCCAGGAAATCCAGTGcaacttcctcttctctccaaCTGTGCCCTAAAAATATCTAGCCAATATCTGCTCCAGCCCGTCTAGAAATCCAAGCAGAGGGTTCATGACTTGTAAGATGTGTAGCGGGATGGTGGCCAGGGTGCTCTTAATCAGAGCCAGACGACCCCCAAAAGCAAGATGTCGGTGGGACCAGCTGTGGATCCTGTCCATCAGCCTCTGCCTAAGGGGCAAAAGATGGTCAGCCCTCATCGCTCCTCGGAAAATTGGCACCCCAAGGTATGCAAAATACATCGCCCCTCTCTGAAAACCTCCAACCTCTTCCACAATGTCAGCGAACTCCATGTGCTCATTCGCCAAATAGAAGTGTGTCTTTCCATTATTCACCAGCTGACCAGACACGACTATGTAGTGATCTAGACATCCAACCAACTTCTCCACCGCCTCTCTATGAGCCCTCGAGAAAATGATGATGTCATCCGCATAGGAGAGGTGAGTGATAATGGGGGCCTTTTTCCGACATCTATAGACCATCTCTCTATCCCCCTTGATCAATCTGTCAAGACATCTCGATAAGTAGTCTGCCGCCAACACAAAGAGGGAAGGTGATAAGGGGTCTCCTTGCCTCAGCCCCCTGGACGACTGAAAGAAGCCTGCCGGGCCACCGTTCACCAGGACAGAAAACCAACATGACGAGATGCATCTCCTGATCATATCCACCCAGGCCTGTGAGAATCCCATCACTTCCAAAACCTTAAGTAGAAACGGCCACTGGACTCTATCATATGCCTTTGCCATATCCAGCTTGAGAGCCAGGTTGGGCGATTTCCCTCTACTCGAGAGTTCCTTCCCCAGGTCAAGTATCAACTCTTGAGCCAGAAGAGCATTGTCGCTAAGCAGGCGGCCCTTGATGAACCCACTCTGATTCGGTGCAATGACAAGGGGTAGTAGAGGTGCAAGTCTCGAGGCAAGGATctttgtgatgatcttgttcgTAACATTGCAGAGGCTGATCGGTCTAAAATCTCCTCAAGTAACCGGGTTTGGCTTCTTCGGAATGAAGACAATCATGGTCGTCGTGCCTCGGGGCATGAATGCCCCACTGAAGAAGTCTCCCACAGCTGCAATCACATCCATCCCAACAGTGTCCCAGCATGACTGAAAGAACAAAGAAGTGAACCCATCCGGCCCGGACACACTATCACCACTGATCCCAAACACTGCATCTCTAACCTCCTTATCCTGCGGCGACAAACACAGAGCCTCCTGATCAACTGAGTCTGGAAGTGTATGGATAAGAGATAAGTCGGGCTCTGCAAGGTCCCCCACGTCTGAAGTTAGAAGCTGCTGAAAGAAGGCTGTCGCCGACTCCCTGATCTCTATCTCTTCCGTCAGTGCCTGCCCCCCAAATTCGACCGTATGTATCCTCGACTTAACTCTCTTCTGTCTGACCCATCCATgaaagaatttggagttcctttcCCCATCAACAGCCCATCTAATCGCCGTCTTTTGCCTCCAAAATTCTTCTTCCATCTTGGCCGTGATGATGAGCTCTGCAGACACTCTGCTGAATTCGGCTCTATGTGCAGGTGTCGGGTCAGTATCATATAAAATATGTGCTTCAAGAACTGTCTGCTCTGCATCCTTTAGGTTCTGGATGATGTTGCCAAATACCTCTCTGTTCCAAACCTTTAAGAACTTCTTGGTCCTGATAAGCTTGAGCTGGAGGTTCATCATGCCATTGTAACCTGTCTCTGCCTCCCAGATTCTGGCAATTTCGCCTCTAAAAGTCTCATGTCTCACCCACATATTCTGAAATCTGAAAGCCGGTCTCGTGGTCTGGACAGAGAACTGACATCTCACCAAAAGTGGTGCATGATCAGAACTGAATCTCGTTAGACGTGTCACTCGGGTCGTGGCAAAAATTGAAGTCCAATGCTCTCCAATCAGGATGCAGTCCAACCTCTCCCAAAGCCCCCCCTGTGCCACGTGAAGATCGGACCATCAAACCCCGGGTCGATCAGCTGGCACTCAGCAATAGCATCGGCAAACTCCATCATGTCTCTGTGTCTGTCTGTGTCACTCCCTTGCCTCTCTTCATTGGTTAGAAACATGTTAAAGTCTCCTCCCACTAGCCAGGGTCTGCCCTCCACAACCAGCGAGATGTCCCCCAACTTTTCCCAAAGTGCACGTCTCGTCTCTCTCGTATGCCGCCCATAGACTATGGTGATGTAGATTGGGAGTGGGAAGACTGCGGCAGAGACTTTAACGTGTAAAGCCTGTCTGGAGTCATCAACCACTTCCACTGTCCAATCGTCATGAGCAAGAATCCAAATGTGACCACTTTCATTAGATCCCGCAAACCGAAGGCCCTGAAAGTTCCTTCCTAAAGCTGGTAGTGTCCTATGTGGTTCAATCACTGCTGCAAACAAAATCTTATGTTCCCGAATTAGATATCTTAGATGTCTC is part of the Salvia splendens isolate huo1 chromosome 6, SspV2, whole genome shotgun sequence genome and encodes:
- the LOC121809164 gene encoding uncharacterized protein LOC121809164 yields the protein MEFGTSEFSFKSVSVYTIFLVWNAQGVANARTKRHLRYLIREHKILFAAVIEPHRTLPALGRNFQGLRFAGSNESGHIWILAHDDWTVEVVDDSRQALHVKVSAAVFPLPIYITIVYGRHTRETRRALWEKLGDISLVVEGRPWLVGGDFNMFLTNEERQGSDTDRHRDMMEFADAIAECQLIDPGFDGPIFTWHRGGFGRGWTAS